Proteins encoded in a region of the Stieleria neptunia genome:
- a CDS encoding ThuA domain-containing protein — translation MNPLQSLPACRFSLSRRAVCTFLCGVALLAFAPADHAQAQDKPLKVLLVAGGCCHDYATQTQLLKKGIEKRINAVVTIEFNPSKTTSTRFEVYESDDWAADYDVIVHDECSASVTERPYVDRILAAHRAGVPAVNLHCAMHSYRWGDFRNPVEIGAENAGWYEMIGVQSTGHGPQSPIDVHYTQPDHPITKGLSNWTTINEELYNNVRVFGNTDVLASGDQVQSPRKKELKQNPNAKPRTAQAVVVWTNLYGPNQTKIFSTTLGHNNDTVGDDRYLDLISRGLLWATDNLKSDAK, via the coding sequence ATGAATCCGCTTCAAAGTCTTCCTGCCTGCCGTTTCTCTCTCAGCCGCCGCGCCGTGTGCACCTTCCTGTGCGGCGTCGCCCTGCTCGCGTTCGCCCCGGCCGACCATGCCCAAGCGCAAGACAAGCCGCTGAAGGTGTTGCTGGTTGCCGGCGGTTGTTGCCACGACTACGCCACCCAAACCCAGTTGCTGAAGAAAGGCATCGAGAAGCGGATCAACGCCGTGGTGACGATCGAATTCAATCCCAGCAAGACGACCAGCACGCGTTTTGAAGTCTACGAGTCGGATGACTGGGCGGCAGACTACGACGTCATCGTCCACGACGAGTGCTCCGCCTCGGTCACCGAGCGTCCCTACGTCGATCGAATTTTGGCTGCCCACCGGGCCGGCGTTCCCGCGGTCAACCTGCACTGCGCGATGCACAGTTACCGCTGGGGCGATTTTCGAAACCCGGTCGAAATCGGCGCCGAGAACGCCGGTTGGTACGAAATGATCGGCGTTCAATCCACCGGCCATGGCCCGCAATCCCCGATCGATGTTCACTACACCCAGCCGGATCATCCGATCACCAAGGGGCTGAGCAACTGGACGACGATCAACGAAGAGCTTTACAACAACGTTCGCGTGTTCGGCAACACCGACGTGCTGGCCAGCGGCGATCAAGTTCAATCGCCGCGAAAAAAGGAACTGAAACAGAACCCCAATGCCAAACCCCGAACCGCCCAAGCAGTCGTGGTTTGGACCAATCTGTACGGACCCAACCAAACCAAGATCTTTAGCACCACGCTGGGCCACAACAACGACACCGTCGGCGACGATCGTTACCTGGACCTGATCTCCCGCGGGCTGCTCTGGGCCACCGACAATCTGAAATCAGACGCCAAATGA
- a CDS encoding type II secretion system F family protein, with protein MPTFAYTARDMAGKTVSGSIEAANEREVAALLSEKSLFPSKVAAAENTAGRSLFGQRKRVKGQTMATFYGQLASLLRSGVPMMRSLTVLGEQATDPVLGEIVKEIKSRVEDGEPIGNAMARFPNVFSDMAINMVRAGTEGGFLEDALERVSTFTELQEDLKGRTISALAYPVFLFSVGSLVISGLLVFFVPKFDAMFDRLRQKDEMPWYTESLLSFSTVLQNYGWVLVILAIVLIVVIKVQLASEAGKEMVDKLKLRIPVLGNILMNLAVARFCRVLGTLLGNGVPILKSLEISRSAAANRLLSQSIADATENIRGGESLATPLRASGYFPPSVVEMISVGEESNSLEKVLPEIADSLEKRTFRRLDLFVRLLEPMMLLVMAFLVLAVVLALLVPVLKSSTSL; from the coding sequence ATGCCGACGTTTGCCTACACCGCTCGCGACATGGCGGGCAAGACCGTGAGCGGTTCCATCGAAGCCGCCAATGAACGCGAAGTCGCCGCGCTGCTGAGCGAAAAGTCACTCTTTCCGTCCAAGGTCGCAGCCGCCGAAAACACCGCCGGCCGCTCCCTATTCGGCCAGCGGAAACGTGTCAAAGGCCAAACGATGGCGACCTTCTACGGCCAACTGGCTTCGCTGCTCCGCAGCGGCGTGCCGATGATGCGCTCGCTGACCGTGCTTGGCGAACAAGCGACCGACCCTGTCTTGGGCGAGATCGTCAAAGAAATCAAATCGCGTGTCGAAGACGGCGAACCGATCGGCAACGCGATGGCACGGTTCCCCAACGTGTTCTCCGACATGGCGATCAACATGGTCCGCGCCGGGACCGAAGGCGGTTTCCTGGAAGATGCCTTGGAACGTGTCAGCACGTTCACCGAATTGCAGGAGGATTTGAAAGGGCGAACGATCAGCGCGCTGGCCTATCCCGTGTTCCTGTTTTCCGTCGGCTCCCTCGTGATCAGCGGGCTGTTGGTGTTCTTCGTCCCCAAGTTTGATGCGATGTTTGATCGTTTGCGTCAAAAAGACGAGATGCCCTGGTACACCGAATCGCTGCTCAGCTTTAGCACCGTGCTGCAAAACTACGGCTGGGTGCTGGTCATCCTGGCCATCGTCTTGATCGTGGTGATCAAAGTTCAACTCGCCAGCGAAGCCGGCAAGGAGATGGTGGACAAGCTCAAGCTGCGGATTCCCGTGCTCGGCAATATCCTGATGAATCTGGCCGTCGCACGATTCTGCCGCGTTCTCGGCACCCTGCTCGGCAACGGTGTGCCGATTTTGAAGTCGCTTGAGATCAGCCGTTCTGCCGCCGCCAATCGTCTGCTCAGCCAATCGATCGCCGACGCGACGGAAAACATCCGCGGCGGTGAATCGCTGGCGACGCCGCTGCGCGCTTCTGGCTATTTTCCCCCATCGGTCGTGGAAATGATCAGCGTGGGGGAAGAAAGTAACTCCCTTGAGAAAGTTCTCCCGGAAATCGCCGACTCCCTGGAGAAGCGAACTTTCCGCAGACTAGACCTCTTTGTACGATTACTCGAACCAATGATGTTGCTGGTCATGGCGTTTTTGGTTCTGGCGGTTGTGCTTGCACTGCTCGTGCCGGTTCTCAAGAGCAGCACGAGTCTGTAG
- a CDS encoding secretin N-terminal domain-containing protein: MHFQLPSCTESNAPIGASLRFPLRQSAGPAKSFLQLLFVAVLASVLPISTLSAQEQTEGDAAGERAEAPAPAETVVQDDSENTDSEAEVPVSPSDQPPATEPAPGLRGEDVTPEEAARILLEELDRPQEPLLRFNFTGASWKDVLNWMATEGDLSLQIDRYPEGSISFIDRSRMYTVAESLDLLNRLLLDRGYALVRRGRMLFLIDLEVENADKLISELADLVPMDELESRGKSDIVTAIFPLGSMTPDEAKTQLPQMVGPWGRVIVLDSARQAKVTERAEKLVAIREVIRQSDQEVHEIKLLHRSAEELLQTARPLLGLDAGENSSDDIRISVGLYGDRIYATGLRSKVSILESLIAKADQPLEGAGEATEAEVARPVFQTHFVRVADPATVFEVLQTLLQDEPGTRVAIDPATNAIIAFATPNTHKQITEVIAKMEGSGEDFEVFQLKRIDPAQALLTINKYFGVTEEDPSGPIVDGDPATGKLWVRGSQDEIEQIRRLLEQLDGAASEGLLSGKVRLLPLNGRQAEDALRQLQLYWRMTGRDNAIRVLSPSGGGESNGIRERKIQRAPSNSVTPPTQSTSKPADNLDASRFDSRRFYYLTQAPAAASPPESQPVSTEPVSTEPVSTEPVSTEPVSTEPVKSPSPDIMIELTPNGIRIASDDTEALDELEELLSQLIGPMGTQSDLPTIYWLKYIQADIASEMIASILGGGDSAGSLTDTITGGLGGGMLGGLMGLAGGGGGDTSSAKSILTSTGSVNIVPDLRLNALFIQANELDLQVIEMVLEKIDIEESPEDIELTATPRMIPVLYQDAAEVAKVVKEIYADRVAGADQGRSSGGGGGRGGQPSPEDFINALRGGRGGRGGGTEAAKSERSKIAVAVDAQSNSLVVTATTKDFEEIQMLVEALDQGGRVNEDETVVYTLPGTLNGNTIVQALEAILSTQVETKDSGSASSSTPGGRTGGDSGNSTEAADAMRQRIEAFRSRFGGGGGGSPFGGGGGRPGGFGGGRGGAAGGGGGGRPGGGGGGGRPGGGR; the protein is encoded by the coding sequence ATGCATTTCCAACTCCCATCGTGCACCGAAAGCAACGCACCGATCGGCGCGAGCCTCCGTTTCCCGCTGCGGCAGTCGGCCGGGCCGGCGAAGTCGTTCCTGCAGCTACTGTTCGTCGCCGTGTTGGCGTCCGTCTTGCCGATCTCGACACTTTCGGCACAAGAACAAACCGAGGGAGACGCGGCAGGCGAACGGGCCGAAGCCCCCGCCCCGGCGGAGACCGTCGTCCAGGATGACAGCGAGAACACCGACAGCGAAGCCGAAGTCCCCGTCTCGCCGTCCGACCAGCCCCCGGCCACCGAGCCCGCGCCGGGATTGCGCGGAGAGGACGTGACGCCGGAAGAAGCCGCACGGATTTTGCTGGAGGAACTCGACCGCCCCCAAGAACCGTTGTTGCGATTCAATTTCACCGGCGCCAGCTGGAAAGACGTGTTGAATTGGATGGCGACCGAAGGCGATTTGTCGCTCCAGATCGATCGCTACCCGGAGGGCTCCATCTCGTTCATCGATCGCTCGCGAATGTACACCGTCGCCGAGTCCTTGGACCTGTTGAATCGCTTGCTGCTCGATCGCGGTTACGCCTTGGTGCGTCGCGGACGGATGCTGTTCCTGATCGATCTGGAAGTCGAAAATGCCGACAAACTGATCAGCGAGTTGGCCGACTTGGTGCCGATGGACGAACTGGAATCACGCGGCAAGAGCGACATCGTGACCGCGATCTTTCCGCTCGGCAGCATGACGCCCGACGAAGCCAAGACTCAATTGCCGCAGATGGTCGGGCCCTGGGGCCGGGTGATCGTGCTCGACAGCGCTCGCCAAGCCAAGGTGACCGAACGGGCGGAGAAACTGGTCGCGATCCGCGAGGTCATCAGACAATCCGATCAGGAAGTGCACGAGATCAAACTGCTGCACCGCAGCGCCGAGGAATTGCTGCAAACCGCTCGACCCTTGCTGGGTCTGGACGCCGGCGAAAACTCCAGCGACGACATTCGCATCTCCGTCGGGCTCTACGGCGATCGCATCTATGCCACCGGGTTGCGATCGAAGGTCAGCATCCTGGAAAGCCTGATCGCCAAAGCCGACCAGCCCTTGGAAGGAGCCGGTGAGGCGACCGAGGCGGAAGTGGCTCGGCCCGTGTTCCAGACCCATTTCGTTCGCGTTGCCGACCCCGCCACCGTATTCGAAGTCCTGCAAACGCTGTTGCAAGACGAACCCGGCACGCGGGTCGCCATCGACCCCGCCACCAACGCCATCATCGCCTTTGCAACTCCAAACACCCATAAACAGATCACCGAAGTGATCGCAAAGATGGAAGGCAGCGGCGAAGACTTCGAAGTCTTTCAGCTCAAACGCATCGACCCCGCCCAGGCCTTGCTGACCATCAACAAGTACTTCGGCGTGACCGAAGAAGACCCCAGCGGCCCGATCGTCGACGGTGATCCGGCGACCGGAAAGTTATGGGTTCGCGGCTCGCAAGACGAAATCGAACAGATCCGACGGCTGCTCGAACAGCTCGACGGAGCCGCGAGCGAAGGGCTGCTCAGTGGAAAGGTCCGGCTGTTGCCGCTCAACGGTCGTCAAGCCGAAGACGCGCTGCGGCAGTTGCAACTGTATTGGCGAATGACCGGGCGGGATAACGCGATCCGCGTTCTTTCTCCGTCCGGAGGCGGCGAATCCAACGGCATCCGTGAACGCAAGATCCAGCGGGCTCCGTCCAACTCCGTCACGCCGCCGACGCAATCCACGTCCAAGCCGGCCGATAACCTCGACGCGTCCCGCTTCGATTCGCGACGGTTCTATTACCTCACCCAAGCCCCCGCGGCAGCCAGCCCGCCGGAGAGCCAGCCCGTCAGCACAGAACCCGTCAGCACAGAACCCGTCAGCACAGAACCCGTCAGCACAGAACCCGTCAGCACAGAGCCCGTCAAATCGCCCAGTCCGGACATCATGATCGAATTGACGCCCAACGGCATCCGGATCGCTTCGGACGACACCGAAGCGTTGGACGAATTGGAAGAACTGTTGTCACAGCTGATCGGCCCGATGGGAACCCAAAGCGATCTGCCGACGATCTACTGGCTGAAGTACATCCAAGCCGATATCGCCTCCGAAATGATCGCCAGCATTCTCGGTGGCGGCGACTCGGCGGGCAGTTTGACCGACACGATCACCGGCGGACTCGGCGGCGGCATGCTGGGTGGATTGATGGGACTGGCCGGCGGTGGCGGTGGCGACACGTCTTCGGCCAAGTCGATTTTGACCTCCACCGGGTCGGTCAACATCGTCCCCGACCTGCGGCTCAACGCACTGTTCATTCAAGCCAACGAGCTCGATTTGCAAGTCATCGAAATGGTGTTGGAGAAAATTGACATCGAGGAAAGCCCCGAGGACATCGAACTGACCGCGACGCCGCGGATGATCCCCGTGCTGTATCAAGACGCGGCAGAGGTCGCCAAGGTGGTCAAAGAGATCTACGCCGATCGAGTCGCCGGAGCCGATCAGGGTCGTAGCAGCGGAGGCGGAGGAGGCCGTGGCGGACAACCTTCGCCGGAGGACTTCATCAACGCCCTGCGCGGCGGTCGAGGCGGTCGCGGCGGCGGTACCGAGGCGGCCAAAAGCGAACGCTCGAAGATCGCCGTTGCCGTCGACGCCCAAAGCAACTCGTTGGTGGTCACGGCCACGACCAAAGATTTTGAAGAGATTCAGATGCTGGTCGAAGCCCTCGATCAGGGCGGCCGCGTCAATGAAGACGAGACCGTCGTTTACACGCTGCCCGGTACTCTCAACGGAAACACGATCGTGCAGGCGTTGGAAGCCATCCTCAGCACCCAAGTGGAAACCAAAGACAGCGGATCCGCTTCGTCGAGCACGCCCGGCGGGCGGACCGGAGGTGATAGCGGCAACAGCACCGAAGCGGCCGATGCGATGCGTCAGCGGATCGAGGCGTTTCGGTCACGGTTCGGTGGCGGTGGCGGTGGCAGCCCCTTCGGCGGCGGCGGCGGACGTCCCGGCGGATTCGGCGGCGGTCGCGGCGGCGCAGCCGGTGGTGGCGGCGGCGGTCGTCCCGGCGGTGGTGGCGGCGGCGGTCGTCCCGGCGGCGGACGTTAA
- a CDS encoding GspE/PulE family protein — protein MIMRAGEILRRRGLLSDAQLADTHGSNASDIVQAAVEKGFVGEREALEALAEEVGLEFVDLRDTEIDLAALEGFPQRLIYRQSLFPIRFQNGSVVVATADPLDLYPLDEASAATGKNIIPIVAQRGEIARLMKRHLGVGSETVEDLMAAASDDEDVELLEELETDGSELSEMAQEASVVRLVNEILLEAIETRASDIHIETQSDGLLVRYRIDGILHRQPTPPEINRFQAAIISRLKIMARLNIAEKRLPQDGRIKLRVHGREVDIRLSVIPMIHGEGLVMRVLDKSAMVFDLGKLGMSVEIYQTYSKLIELPHGIVLVTGPTGSGKTTTLYSSLLQIRSDETKIITTEDPVEYQLDGINQIQVHSKIGFTFAASLRSILRHDPDIVLVGEIRDLETAENAIQASLTGHLVFSTLHTNDASGAFTRLGDMGVEPFLVAGTVEGVMAQRLLRRLCPLCKEAYKPSPEEVPKDFPWDRAGEFTWYRPVGCRECRNLGYSGRMGIYELLVTNDEIRQLAQDRASSWVIRKAAVDAGMRTLRMDAWDKVIAGMTSIDEVLRVSKGEAL, from the coding sequence ATGATCATGCGTGCAGGCGAAATCCTTCGACGACGCGGACTGCTCAGCGACGCACAGCTGGCAGACACCCACGGCAGCAATGCCTCCGATATCGTGCAAGCGGCCGTCGAAAAGGGATTCGTCGGCGAACGTGAAGCGCTCGAAGCACTCGCCGAAGAGGTCGGTTTGGAGTTCGTCGATCTGCGGGACACCGAAATCGACTTGGCCGCGTTGGAAGGCTTTCCCCAGCGTTTGATCTATCGCCAGTCGCTGTTTCCGATCCGCTTTCAAAACGGATCCGTTGTCGTCGCGACCGCGGATCCGCTGGACCTTTACCCACTCGATGAAGCCAGCGCGGCGACGGGCAAGAACATCATTCCGATCGTCGCCCAACGCGGCGAGATCGCTCGGTTGATGAAGCGACATCTCGGCGTCGGCAGCGAGACCGTCGAAGACCTGATGGCAGCCGCCTCGGATGACGAAGACGTCGAGTTGCTCGAGGAGCTCGAGACCGACGGTAGCGAGCTGAGCGAGATGGCTCAGGAGGCTTCGGTCGTCCGACTGGTCAACGAAATCCTGCTCGAAGCCATCGAAACACGCGCCAGCGACATTCACATCGAGACCCAATCCGATGGGTTGCTGGTCCGCTATCGGATCGACGGGATTTTGCACCGCCAACCCACGCCGCCGGAAATCAATCGTTTCCAAGCCGCCATCATCAGTCGGTTGAAGATCATGGCGCGGCTCAACATCGCCGAAAAACGGCTGCCCCAAGACGGACGCATCAAGCTCAGGGTTCACGGTCGTGAAGTCGACATTCGATTGAGTGTGATCCCGATGATCCACGGCGAAGGCTTGGTGATGCGGGTGCTGGACAAATCCGCCATGGTCTTCGACCTGGGCAAACTGGGGATGTCCGTTGAGATCTATCAAACCTACAGCAAGCTGATCGAGCTGCCACACGGAATCGTCCTGGTGACCGGACCGACCGGTAGCGGTAAAACGACAACGCTGTACAGCAGTTTGCTGCAGATCCGCAGCGACGAAACCAAGATCATCACCACCGAAGACCCGGTCGAATACCAGCTGGACGGGATCAACCAGATCCAAGTCCACTCCAAGATCGGATTCACCTTTGCGGCGTCGTTGCGAAGCATCTTGCGGCACGACCCCGACATCGTCCTGGTGGGGGAAATTCGTGACCTGGAGACGGCCGAAAATGCCATCCAGGCCTCGTTGACCGGTCACTTGGTGTTCAGCACCCTGCACACCAACGACGCCTCGGGGGCCTTCACCCGCTTGGGCGACATGGGCGTCGAACCATTCCTGGTCGCGGGCACCGTCGAAGGCGTGATGGCCCAACGACTGCTCCGCCGACTCTGCCCGCTCTGCAAAGAGGCTTACAAGCCATCGCCGGAAGAGGTTCCCAAAGATTTTCCTTGGGATCGCGCCGGCGAATTCACGTGGTATCGACCGGTGGGCTGCCGCGAATGTCGCAACCTGGGCTATTCCGGTCGGATGGGTATTTATGAATTGTTGGTCACCAATGACGAAATCCGTCAACTGGCCCAGGATCGCGCCAGCAGTTGGGTGATCCGCAAAGCGGCCGTCGACGCCGGCATGCGGACCCTGCGGATGGACGCTTGGGACAAAGTGATCGCAGGCATGACGAGCATCGACGAGGTGCTACGCGTTTCCAAGGGCGAGGCGCTCTAG
- the map gene encoding type I methionyl aminopeptidase: MLQKQRKLILNDQQRDAMRRAGRVNASLMDYIRPHITAGITTGRIDEMIAQWTLDNGHTAATLGYQNFPKSCCTSVNEVICHGIPGDEELKEGDIVNIDVTTIVDGWHGDQSETFLIGEVSEERKAVTQCAFDCMHLAIDALTPGCTVSKIGETIVPEAHRRGFSVVREYVGHGLGKQFHLDPSIPHFPNRQSRIDRLFPGMCFTVEPMINAGTRYARCDKADGWTVRTKDGRPSAQFEHTVMMTEDGPEILTQCNDGPRKGHQF; this comes from the coding sequence ATGCTGCAAAAGCAACGAAAACTGATTCTGAACGACCAGCAACGCGATGCGATGCGCCGTGCCGGACGTGTCAACGCGAGCCTGATGGATTACATCCGACCGCACATCACGGCCGGGATCACCACCGGCAGAATCGACGAGATGATCGCACAGTGGACGCTCGACAACGGGCATACCGCGGCAACGCTGGGATATCAGAATTTCCCGAAAAGCTGTTGCACGAGCGTCAATGAAGTGATCTGCCATGGCATCCCCGGCGACGAGGAGCTGAAAGAAGGCGATATCGTCAACATCGACGTGACCACCATCGTCGACGGCTGGCACGGTGACCAAAGCGAAACGTTCTTGATCGGGGAGGTTTCCGAGGAACGCAAAGCGGTCACCCAATGCGCCTTCGACTGCATGCACCTGGCGATCGACGCGCTGACCCCCGGATGCACGGTTTCGAAAATCGGCGAGACGATCGTGCCCGAAGCGCATCGGCGCGGTTTCTCCGTCGTCCGCGAATACGTCGGTCACGGACTGGGCAAACAGTTTCACCTGGATCCCTCGATCCCGCACTTCCCCAATCGGCAAAGTCGTATCGATCGACTGTTCCCCGGCATGTGTTTCACCGTCGAACCGATGATCAATGCGGGCACCCGCTACGCCCGCTGCGACAAAGCGGATGGATGGACGGTGCGGACCAAAGACGGGCGACCCTCGGCCCAATTTGAACACACCGTGATGATGACCGAGGACGGTCCCGAAATTCTGACCCAATGCAACGACGGGCCCCGCAAAGGCCATCAATTTTAG
- a CDS encoding peroxidase family protein, which produces MSLFHSASDSFRRLQIRVLERLARRDVSTPKARRRPLRGETLEGRRLLAADFDGFRHNVFDAEDVNDDGEVSAVDALIIINSINRDGGDDAQRFTDVNNDGRRSALDALRVINRIGRDRNGTVDDSSRGNRNDGSDSVIPELPDEIRSIDGTGNNLENPELGSTGETLLRVADADYEDGISTPAGADRPSTREISNTLSDVGADETKSERGLSAFLYVWGQFIDHDIDLTETQTDGELFAIEVPTGDPLFDPLATGEVIIPLTRSEFDPETGTSVDNPRQQVNSITAFIDGSQVYGSDQETADRLRTFEDGLLVIEEDGLLPIGEDGGVIAGDIRASENISLTAIQTLFVREHNRLAEEIAATDDSLTDEEIYQRARAIVIAEIQSITYNEFLPALLGNNALTPYEGYDSSVDPSIATEFSTAAFRFGHSTLNDDIEFFDNDGREVHDEVALKDAFFNSALLEETGIDAILKYDASSQSQEVDLEVVDSLRNFLFGPPGAGGFDLVALNIQRGRDHGLNDYNTTRQAYGLDAVESFADITSDVELQEKLESLYDDVNNIDLWVGLMAEDHLAGASVGELTSTIIADQFQRLRDGDRFYYENIFQGQELRSIETTSLADVIERNTTVDGLQENVFFMLAEVRGQVTVDTSVSDRLSRSSQRGGTADRGRSAAVEGATLELLNDSGEVIDTTVTNNRGYYRFRSFEETGDYQVRLADSGEVVDVLISNGSTRLKGIDFELLV; this is translated from the coding sequence ATGAGCCTTTTCCATTCAGCTTCGGATTCTTTCCGCCGACTTCAAATCCGCGTGCTCGAACGTCTGGCGCGGCGTGATGTTTCCACCCCGAAGGCACGACGGCGACCCCTGCGGGGTGAAACGCTGGAAGGACGTCGGCTGCTCGCGGCCGACTTTGACGGTTTTCGCCACAACGTCTTCGATGCCGAAGACGTCAACGACGATGGCGAGGTCTCCGCCGTCGATGCGCTGATCATTATCAATTCGATCAATCGTGATGGCGGCGACGATGCCCAGCGATTCACCGACGTCAACAACGATGGACGCCGCAGTGCGCTCGACGCATTAAGGGTCATCAATCGAATCGGCCGAGACCGCAACGGGACGGTGGACGATTCTTCACGCGGCAACCGAAACGACGGCAGCGACTCGGTCATTCCTGAATTGCCCGATGAAATTCGGTCGATCGATGGCACCGGAAACAACCTCGAAAACCCCGAACTGGGAAGCACCGGAGAGACGTTGCTGCGGGTCGCCGATGCGGACTACGAAGACGGCATCTCCACGCCCGCCGGGGCCGACCGTCCGAGCACTCGCGAGATCAGCAACACGCTGTCGGACGTCGGAGCCGACGAGACCAAAAGCGAACGTGGGCTGTCCGCTTTCCTGTACGTTTGGGGGCAGTTCATTGACCACGACATCGATTTGACGGAAACGCAAACCGATGGCGAACTGTTCGCCATCGAAGTCCCCACCGGAGATCCGCTGTTTGATCCGCTGGCCACGGGCGAAGTGATCATCCCCTTGACGCGATCGGAGTTCGACCCGGAAACCGGAACCTCCGTCGACAACCCTCGCCAGCAGGTCAATTCGATCACCGCCTTCATCGACGGTTCCCAGGTTTACGGCAGCGATCAGGAGACCGCCGATCGACTGCGGACTTTTGAAGATGGCCTGCTGGTGATCGAAGAAGACGGATTGCTGCCGATCGGCGAAGATGGCGGTGTGATCGCCGGTGACATTCGCGCCAGTGAGAACATCTCACTGACCGCGATCCAGACGCTGTTTGTTCGCGAACACAATCGTTTGGCCGAAGAGATCGCTGCGACCGACGATTCGCTGACCGACGAAGAGATTTACCAGCGCGCCCGCGCGATCGTGATCGCTGAGATTCAATCGATCACCTACAACGAATTTCTGCCGGCTCTGCTCGGCAACAACGCACTGACACCCTACGAAGGCTACGATTCGTCCGTGGACCCGAGTATCGCCACCGAGTTTTCCACCGCAGCGTTTCGGTTCGGGCACAGCACGCTGAACGATGACATTGAATTCTTTGACAATGATGGCCGCGAGGTCCACGACGAGGTCGCACTCAAGGACGCCTTCTTCAACTCGGCACTACTAGAAGAAACCGGCATCGACGCGATCCTCAAGTACGACGCGTCCTCGCAGTCGCAAGAGGTCGATTTGGAAGTCGTCGATAGCTTGAGAAATTTCCTGTTCGGGCCTCCCGGCGCCGGCGGATTTGATCTGGTGGCGTTGAACATCCAACGCGGTCGCGACCACGGGCTGAATGACTACAACACGACGCGACAGGCCTACGGGCTGGACGCCGTCGAATCGTTTGCCGACATCACCAGCGATGTCGAACTGCAGGAAAAATTGGAATCACTTTACGATGACGTCAACAACATCGACTTGTGGGTCGGGCTGATGGCCGAAGATCATTTGGCGGGTGCTTCGGTCGGCGAGCTGACATCCACAATCATTGCCGATCAATTCCAGCGATTGCGCGACGGGGATCGCTTCTACTACGAGAACATTTTTCAGGGTCAGGAACTTCGTTCGATTGAAACGACGTCGCTGGCTGATGTGATCGAACGCAATACGACGGTCGACGGGTTGCAGGAAAACGTCTTCTTCATGTTGGCTGAGGTTCGGGGCCAAGTCACCGTCGACACCAGTGTCAGCGATCGATTGTCCCGTTCCTCCCAGCGTGGCGGCACGGCCGATCGCGGGCGTTCGGCTGCCGTCGAGGGAGCGACGCTGGAACTGCTCAACGACAGCGGCGAAGTGATCGACACGACGGTCACCAACAATCGGGGCTACTATCGATTCCGATCCTTTGAAGAAACCGGCGACTACCAGGTCCGATTGGCTGACAGCGGTGAAGTCGTGGACGTGCTGATTTCCAACGGAAGCACGCGGTTGAAAGGGATCGATTTCGAATTGTTGGTTTGA